The window caactattttcctttttagtgaCATAAAAGTTTGTCTTCTGcctaaaaacaaagcaaatcactgttttttttttttataactgacTCCTGAGGGACGGGataaagagagaagaggaagaggccaaACATGGAGCCTTGAGGCATGCTGCATGAGTGGGACtctttattcagtattatttgtacACTTTGTACATTTGAaaagttgtgtgttttttctaatccgctaactgaacaataacgtGTTgcacttctctttcactttttaacaaaagttatACATGTGTACTTCCATGTCTAGTCGGATAAAAATGAGTTGACTGGACCCGCTCTTCCAGCATTCCAGACAGCGACCCCCCCTGTTGAAAATTAACAATCTTTCTCTGAACGTTcaataaaagttgagaggtctgttaATTGCCCTTTCACTGATGATGCACAGAGCAGCCTGGtcaaaaatatacaattaaGCTACCCTTGTAATCAGTTAACCAACCGACTCCTACTGGTAGCTAATTGATTTTAGCCACGATTAATCCATGTTTCTAGATAGTCACACAAAATTACAAAAGACCTGCCTCTTCCAGCTGTACATCTAAACTCTGAACAACCGTCTCTAAATGAGCTTGAGATGTTAATCCATGCTTGTGTTTCATCTTGTCTAGACTACTGTAATAGTCTGTTCACCTGTCTAAACAGAAAGGAGCTCGCCCGTCAACAGTTGGTACAAAGCTCTGCAGCTAGTATCCTGTCAAGCAGTAACAGAAGAGCCCCCCCGTCTTAAACTCTCTCCgttggctccctgtagctcatcGTATAAAAACTATGAAATTCTGGTTCTGACATTCAGAGCGCAGCATGAACAGGCCACTCCCTACATCTGTGACTTGATTCGGCCTTACAGGCTTGTAGCCTGAGATCCTCAGAGCAGAATATGCTGATTATCCCTCAGACTCGTTCCAGGACCCGAGGAGACAGATCCTACCAAGACTGTGGAATGAGCGACCACATTACCCACCATCACTTGACTCTGATGATAATGCTTTACAAACAGCAACTCTCAAACAAGGACTCTAGCCACAGTGAGCTGCTGTTAGTGTATGTTGCTAAGATGTACTTCAGAGTTCATCCTCCCTCTCACCGAATGACTGCTGAGGTCGGCACCCCCCATAAGGATGAAGAtggtatagaaaaaaaatggacgTATGCTTGGTTTATCCACCATAAATGAAATGACCAGAGCACACAGCCAGTTTCACATTTacactttaattaaaaaactgaCATGTCTAAtgtaacaagacaaaaataaatacaaagtgtTTTATCTCTTTAACATGGCCACTTTTTTATagtcaaaaacaacaaagtagaATGCAGCACAGAAAAAGGCAGCGGCCCCTTGCCAAGGAATGATAGGTGCCTTTTGTGAAGTCCGTCAGTATTGTATGGTCAGCTGGGAGTTGGGGAAATGAGGCCTCCTTCCTTAGCCGGACTTAAACAGCAAGATGGCCACCTGCCCTAGGTAGAAGTAAATGAAATGCTTGGTCTCATGAGTGACGTAGCTTCCAAAGTTCCTCCCAACGATGCAGTGCCATGTCGGGTTATACTTCTTGTCAAACTCCTGTGGGGAATAAAAGAGATATTGTGATCAACTACACAGGGAACTATGATTCTtttagcaaaaaagaaaaaaaaaatgcagtagtTGTTCCATAGTCGATGAAATTGTGGGCAATATGCTCTGTTGCCTGCACTATACTCTGCCTCACATACATGAAACTAGACTATTAAACTTCCTCCAATAGTTCAGCacataatagaattaaattACATCAAACATTTAGGTTTACAATCTGGAAATGCGTGCACCCCAAACCCTAAAGGTGCAGCAGTCCCACCAAGGGGGAAAATCGCTTCCTGGAGGCACCATGATATaatcaagacaaaaaaagtgcttctgtttttcccttttaagGCTATTCTTAAGTAAATTGTCACTCCAGCGTCATAAACCCACTTCTagcaaaacatacaaaatgtaCAGTACACCCAACTGCTTAAGACGGTTTCTATAGTTACACATGATGGTTAAAATGTGTCCGACTCCATGAGAAATGCCACCACGGAGATAAAAAAGTGGGTTAATGGAATCTGCAGGGAAGgcgacggaaaaaaaaaaaaactggacccTCAAGCAAAACCTGAAGGCACCAAACCAGATGTACAACAATGAGGCGTTGGATGGTTTAGATGGTTGATATTAGTCATGTGCTTTGCATTTCTATCATATTAGCAAAACCTTGTCTGGCCAAGCATAGTATGAGCTAACCGGAGAAGCATTCTTGCTTCTTTTGCAAACGTGGCATCTTTAATGCGTAAGCTTATGTCACTGTGCGGTGCtttaattttgggtttttttaaagcaacaatcaATACAAGACCCTTTGAGAATAACACCTTTAAAACGCTGACCAAACCACCAACCCCAAGTACTTTGAATGAGATGCATGCTTTTAATGGATTTTCTTTAAGAGGCAAGGcgagttttttttctatagcacatgaacagaacattagaaaaaaaacacagaggaaagcatctatttttttttttttttttaaaacagattattttcatCTGGACTAGGCCTAGAAATTTGAGGAGGACAACTAGCAATCTACTGTGATGGCACACTTAAAAACGACTAGTAGGCTTTGGGCTCTAAATCTGGCTCAAAGCCCTCCTCCTAAACCCAGGCCTGGTCACACTacaagtaaaacaaaatctatCACAACCCATTAAACAAGGCAATCTGTTTTTCAGACGTTTTAGAGGATTGTATGTGGACTCGTCCTTGTAGATCTTGGATGCTTCAtgagcatatatatatttttacctttttaatgtATGCAGCAATGTCTTTCTCGATGTTGTACTTTTCCAGGGCTTGTGTGGCACACTCCACGGCGTCCTGCTGCATGTCCTCCGACATGTCGGCATTCTTGATCACTGGCTTTCTGTCAGACATGGCGTTGCTCTGGGTGACCAACACACAGCGGATCATTTATCATCCTCATGAGGCCATtgactcaaacacacacacacacacaatgtgaCTGACTGTAGTGCCTGCCTAAGGGCACCATCACTGATCAACAACAGCATCGAGCGAAATAAACCAGTGGATGCAAGATcatagaaacaaaaacaaaacaaaaaaagaaaaaaacatttctgttcagCGACGACACCGTTACATAATAACTGCTACATAATGTTTGATCGAGCCATTTCTACAAGTGTTACATAACTTCCATCAAAAGGCAGTGAGCTGAACGTGCGCTCTGCGTAGTTTCTATGGATACCCGAGACGTTTAAAATTACCGTCTACATTTTTACACCTAGAGTGCGATTAGAGGGTCATGCTAAGACCATAAACTCCAGCGactccttaaaaaaataaattagccaCCGAGGTGAACTCTTTCCCACGGGTTTTAACGtgcaggacaaaataaaatatttttaaaccctttttaCCTTAAGTAATGTGTCATGGGAAgacggttttttttttcttaagagcTATCAACACGCGCCCTCACCAATGATGCCACTGATTAGCTAAAATAACGATAACGTTTAAtatgatgaagaagaaaaatcgCCTTTCccagtaaaaatatatatttattgcaCACATAATAAATTGAATAACTCAAACACAGCGTCGTATATGCACAAATCGTCAGCCTACCTTCAACTGATGCGTATCAAGCGGTGAGTAGTTTAAATGGGATAAGTGTTGCTAGAGAGACAACTCCCGCGAAGTGGCTGACACAAAAGTGATGTGGGTGTGTGGCGGTAGGATACTGCTGCCTTGACCTCCTCCAATTGGTTGCCGTTAACGTACAAAGCACGCTCATTGGTCAATTTGAGCTTATGTTGCTGGTGTTTCTGGTAGCATTTTATTtcaacccagcatgcattgcgaAACGGACGTTGCCAGGGTAACTTGCGTAAATAACGCGAGTTAACGTGAAGCTAACGCTAGTAGGATATTGCTAaggagtgatttttttttaaatgcagtaacgaattgtatttttgtatttgcacAATTTCATTTATACATTTGGTAAAGTTATAAAGTGTATTTGCATTGTTCAGAGGAAACACCTATTTTTCTGTCTCCAAATCTAAAAATCTCGGGGTACTATACTCAGATTTATAGATTATGTATGTGATATCAAATAAAGTTATGACTTTAGAAATCTAAGTGtgttcaattttaaaaaaaatgttagccCTTAGTTTCAATATAATTGCTAAAAGAATTCCTAACACATTTTCCAAGTCAAAATTCAGTTCTTTTCCAAATTTAAATTTCCAAATGCCAGGctttaaagtcaaacaaaagtATACAACCATTCTCTTGTAAAATGTGCTGTATTCTTAGTATAACCCATTGCTGCATTCATAACAGACACATGctatataataattatattacTAATTATTCAATTACTCTAGTCTGGAGGTTACACCTCTGTGTTCAGATTAGCACTTAGTATTTTGTATATAGGATATTGTCTATTTTCTGAAAAGTCACCAAGGTTAAACCAAAAGGCCAAGCATTCATCtaaactttcttttctttgcaatagataattttattttttttctgattagtAAAACAAAGCATTGTGTTTAAcaattctttattaaaaaaggttACATAGTATAAAGTCAGAGGTCATAGTATAGTCACAGAATTTCAGTAGTTGATCTATGTCTTAAATCTATTATGTCATTATGTGTGCCACACTACAAAAACCTGCATACTGTTTTTGATCGTTGACGTTCATGAAATACCCATTTTTATCGCTCACCTgttttgctctctctccctTGTTTTTGAAACCTGTAAGCTAACAATACAATACATTGATCCACATTGATATATGGATTAAATGATTGACAATCCAATTACATCGATGCTATATGGATTAAATGATTGACAATCCAATTACAtcgatgcaaaatgaaaatattgatcCATTTGATAATTTTTAAGGTATGCTTTTATATTAAAATTCAGGAATGAAACCATGGTGAACAGGTAATGTataattaaaaaattagaagaatgctgtttttgataTAAATGTCTGATTCATGTAAGAGGTTATGAATAAAAACGTCAAATCATATTTTTGTAAGTTGAAACCAATGTAGATAATAGTGTCAGATGGGTAGATTATATTGAATCAAATCAATCCCATCGATCAGAAATTATCGtatcgtcatccaaacaaattgatataacaTCATATAGTGACAAAGCTGGGGAATTACGCCCCTACTGTCAGCACATCCACTGCTCTATTTGCCAGACTTATTAACGAACAGTGTACATGCGATTTATTTTTGCAACCATATGCCTGGCATTCCAGCATGTTTAGATCTATTCCCTTGTTCACAATCCAGGAGTTGGTGCAGTTGGTGTGTCACGATTATGAATGTTCTCACGTGACTGAGTGACAGTGAGATATTTGGATGCCAAGATGACAGCAACCGTGAATCGCACAGAAaggataaaaataattttttaatctataaaaaaattaaggcGGCCGTTGTTACagataaaatggaaaatttaCAACTTGTTAGACTTTAAATATACAATCTgcaaaaacagagataaaaaggataaaaaataattttaaggaTGGACAGATGAACTGAATAAATGGATGAGTAGATGATAGGTCAACATGGATAAATTTAACCCTCTACGGTACGCATAATGATGCCagttgggaaaaaaatgtttgcgcAGTGGTTAGTGTCCtccgacctgtggtcctttgctgcatgtctctccccctctcccGTATCCCCTTCCTGTCAGCGCACTGTATGAAAAACAAGTCACTACTGCtgtgaaaacctaaaaaaaagaaaaagaaaagaatttttggttgttttttgttgacaTTGCCCTTTTGCAACACTGTGCGATAGtggaaatgaatgaaaacaagagaatttggtttattattgtaaaaacctttatttaccaATTTGGCTTATACTCTAAAAAAAGTCCCAGTAGAATTAACGGTAAACAACGCAAATCATTTGaaagttaaaaacaatttaaaaggcattttcaatatttcattggaatttttcattttcaagtttatttttttcatctgagTGCCTTGGTGCTGATCTCTTTGCCTTACTGCTTGTGGAAACTGAGGTGTGAGGCATAATTGTGTCTCACACTTCCTGCATTGCACTCTGAAAATACCTGTACAGCCTGGCTATTTATACCGACCCTTTTTTGCCATAACAGCAGGCCAGTGATCAGTGCTCTATACCATCTACATGAAGTGCTAGTTTGGTTTTCTTCCATAAGAAACTAGAAAACACTGTTGCAAATGGAAGAAAAGAGTGTCAAATATAGTCATATGCAATATGGAAAGGACTCACAAAATGCTTTATTACGGCAGAAAAGCAATGCATGCCAGGCTAGTAATACAATGGTAATATTAATGGTAGTGTTACCATATGGCAACATccacatttaaacattatttaatgATCAAATATAATGCAATAAACCACAGAATAGTGAACAGACCTCATTTACTGCTATTGGTTTTCTTAGGATCCCATCTTACTTTCAGTGCAATACATCTTAAAagtggagtgtgtgtgtgtgtgcaaaatgGCAACATTATACCATAGAGGGTTAAATTTATTGACAtggatgaaacagattgatGGGTGGTCAGAACATACTGATGAATATGTTAACAGACAGATTGACGGATGGACTGGTTGACAGATTGGTGGATAAAAAGATTGATGGTAGGATGATTAGATGGAAGCATGGAAAGGCGGACGGATTACCGGACAAAATTATTGATAAATAGTAAATACTACACTTCTATGTGCCTCcatttatattatataaactgaataaaaagcaGTGATTGAAGAGCTTATCTTTATAGATTCACTCAAATAGCATTTACAAAGGAACAAATAAGGTCTGGAAATAATTTTTCATACTACTTTCTTTCTGATCTAAACCTGCAAAAATACCTAAATCATATTTTATAATTTAGCTTAGCAGTGTGTGAGATTTCTAATTGGTGTAGAAATACAGCATTTGGACACCACTAATATAGAAGGTGGGACACAAGAAGACATGCAACCTTTAGATGCATCCTTTCTCGAACACAACTAGATAAAATGGCTGAATTTCATCATTAGCAGTGATCCAGCTCTGCAAAGGTCTGGTAACAAAGCATGTATTTGATTCAGATATATTGGACTCTAAAGAGCTACAGCTGGGCACCTCTGAGCCAAAGGcgaaaagagaaaacagagtTTAAGCGAAGACCTATGAGTGGTATCTTCAGAGCATGTGGAGCTGAATAGCCCAAACTGGGACTGTGTGACTTCAGCAGGCTCCAGGAACCTTCTTCTGGGATACTTGTCCTAAAGACCATGGTCCTAAACACACTGCTGTGCAGAATGCCAAAACTTCCAGACCAGTGGTAGAGACCATGAGATCAAAGTGGAACAGTTCGTATTAAAAAGGTGTCAAAGGGAATATTCAAATGTGcagatttaacatttatgtGGCAAGCAATTATCCAGCATAAGTATTTATTGCTAAACAAATTTAATTAAGTAGCAAAAAGCAGATGgacattaaaacataaatgtgtatACCACTTTATTCCAAATTAATCACAGGCATGATTCAAATGTTCCATTTTCTTCTTAAACCAGTTCTCACACATTTCCAGAAATCCCAACAAAAAACTGAAAGCAACCCCAAACCAGTTTTGCTTACTTCTTGAAAGGACACAATCCAACATTGCATGACATGATTTCTCATCCTAAATGCATTTTCAGTGGAGCGACACTCTCACTTGTTTCAACAACTGAATTACAATATCACTCTTCAAC of the Fundulus heteroclitus isolate FHET01 chromosome 12, MU-UCD_Fhet_4.1, whole genome shotgun sequence genome contains:
- the dynll1 gene encoding dynein light chain 1, cytoplasmic, producing MSDRKPVIKNADMSEDMQQDAVECATQALEKYNIEKDIAAYIKKEFDKKYNPTWHCIVGRNFGSYVTHETKHFIYFYLGQVAILLFKSG